A portion of the Raphanus sativus cultivar WK10039 unplaced genomic scaffold, ASM80110v3 Scaffold2121, whole genome shotgun sequence genome contains these proteins:
- the LOC130505248 gene encoding cysteine proteinase inhibitor 4-like — protein MIKYFICFSLILLPLVYNVEGLKIEPSPWKPIKNVTLGYYLEIGRFAINEHNKHTMDILAFENNVQGKEQYDNGLRYALIIATRNSDHIAHNYEAVVFERHVNQERVLESFNEISI, from the coding sequence atgataaagtattttatttgtttctctcTTATCCTCCTCCCTCTCGTCTATAACGTGGAAGGACTTAAAATTGAGCCTAGTCCCTGGAAGCCGATCAAGAATGTAACACTTGGCTACTACTTAGAGATCGGAAGGTTTGCGATTAATGAGCATAACAAGCACACGATGGATATTCTGGCGTTCGAGAATAACGTCCAGGGAAAAGAGCAATACGACAATGGCCTAAGGTATGCTCTGATAATCGCAACGAGGAATAGCGACCATATAGCACATAACTATGAGGCTGTCGTGTTTGAAAGGCATGTTAATCAAGAGAGGGTCCTTGAGTCTTTCAATGAGATATCGATCTAA